One stretch of Periplaneta americana isolate PAMFEO1 chromosome 1, P.americana_PAMFEO1_priV1, whole genome shotgun sequence DNA includes these proteins:
- the LOC138697807 gene encoding uncharacterized protein, whose amino-acid sequence MRLLIGVLFLALAILSSAEETADTPPEKVKEKSSEDSAVEKKSEAADQEKTQEKRGIIGLGYGGFGGHDGGFIGGGGFGHDFGGHISGGLSGGDHHEIKTITITKQVPVPVPQPYPVKVAVEKHVPYPVAKPVPYPVKVPVDRPYPVTVEKAVPYPVEKPVPYPVKVPVDRPVPVHIPVEKKVPYPVEVKVPVPQPYPVHVEKPYPVYIEKKVPVPAPYPVHVKVPVPQPYPVHVKVPVEVPVDRPYPVEVKVPVDRPYPVPVPKPYPVTVEKHIPYPVEKKVPYPVKVPVDRPYPVPVPKPYPVTVEKHIPVPVEKPVPYPVEKKIPIPVKVPVDRPYPVPVPKPYPVTVEKPVPYPVEKPVPYPVKVPVAKPVPYPVEKPVPYPVKVPVPVPVHHHEGHEGYGGGYGGGYGGFH is encoded by the coding sequence ATTGGTGTCCTCTTCCTGGCGTTGGCCATCCTCAGCTCAGCTGAAGAAACGGCCGACACACCACCGgagaaagtgaaagaaaaatcGTCTGAGGATTCAGCAGTAGAAAAGAAATCCGAAGCCGCTGACCAGGAGAAGACTCAGGAGAAGAGAGGAATCATCGGTTTGGGATACGGAGGATTTGGAGGCCACGATGGCGGTTTTATAggaggaggaggattcggtcatGACTTCGGAGGACACATATCCGGAGGTCTGTCAGGGGGAGATCATCATGAGATCAAGACAATTACTATCACCAAGCAGGTCCCCGTTCCGGTACCACAGCCATACCCAGTCAAAGTAGCGGTTGAGAAACATGTACCATATCCTGTGGCGAAACCAGTACCTTATCCCGTCAAAGTCCCGGTAGATCGCCCATACCCTGTGACAGTTGAGAAGGCAGTGCCTTACCCTGTAGAGAAACCGGTGCCTTACCCTGTGAAAGTTCCTGTAGATCGCCCTGTCCCTGTTCATATTCCTgttgagaagaaagttccataCCCTGTCGAAGTGAAGGTGCCTGTTCCACAGCCATATCCTGTCCACGTAGAAAAGCCTTATCCTGTGTACATTGAAAAGAAGGTCCCTGTCCCTGCTCCATATCCGGTTCATGTAAAGGTGCCGGTTCCACAGCCATACCCAGTCCATGTGAAGGTGCCAGTTGAAGTGCCTGTGGATCGTCCTTACCCAGTGGAAGTAAAGGTACCAGTTGATCGCCCGTATCCTGTACCAGTACCGAAGCCTTACCCAGTCACTGTTGAGAAACATATACCTTATCCAGTCGAGAAGAAGGTCCCCTACCCAGTAAAGGTCCCAGTTGATCGTCCCTACCCTGTCCCAGTACCAAAACCCTACCCAGTTACCGTTGAGAAACACATCCCAGTGCCTGTTGAGAAGCCTGTGCCTTACCCAGTGGAAAAGAAGATCCCGATCCCTGTGAAGGTTCCTGTTGATCGTCCATATCCTGTCCCAGTACCCAAGCCATACCCTGTGACTGTAGAGAAGCCAGTGCCCTACCCGGTTGAGAAACCAGTGCCCTATCCAGTGAAGGTCCCAGTCGCGAAACCAGTGCCCTACCCGGTTGAGAAACCAGTGCCCTATCCAGTGAAAGTGCCGGTACCGGTACCAGTGCACCACCACGAAGGTCATGAAGGATACGGGGGAGGGTATGGAGGAGGGTATGGAGGATTTCACTGA